From Streptomyces sp. NBC_01551:
CGTTCATCGCCAGCCTCGGCGGCAACCGGTCGGCCCGGATGCGCGACGTGCTCGGGACCATCCAGGCCGACCAGGACGCCATCGTCCGCGCGGGTTCCCGCGGCGCCCTCGTCGTCGACGGCGGCCCGGGTACGGGCAAGACCGTCGTCGCCCTGCACCGCACCGCCCACCTCCTCTACTCCGACCCGCGCCTCGGTCACCGGCGCGGCGGTGTGCTGTTCGTCGGCCCGCACCAGCCCTACCTCGCCTACGTCGCCGACGTCCTGCCCAGCCTCGGCGAGGAGGGCGTGCAGACCTGCACGGTGCGGGACCTCGTCGCCGAGGGAGCCGCGGCGCCGAACGAGAGCGACCCCGAGGTGGCCCGTCTGAAGTCGTCCGCGGACATGGTCAAGGCGATCGAGAAGGCCGTGCGCATCTACGAGGAGCCGCCCACCAAGGGCATGACGGTCACCACCCCCTGGTCCGACGTCCGGCTGACCGCCGACGACTGGGCCGAGGCGTTCGACGCGGCGTCGGGCACTCCGCACAACGAGGCGCGCGAGCAGATCTGGGAGGAACTGGTCTCGATCCTGCTGGACAAGCACGACGACGACATCTCGCCCGCCCAGTTCCGCAAGGCGCTGCTGCACGACGAGGAGCTGGTCGGCGCCCTCAACGGCGCGTGGCCGCTGCTCGAAGCGGCCGACCTCGTCGGAGACCTCTGGTCGGTACCCGCCTACCTGCGGCTGTGCGCCCCCTGGCTCGGCCGCGACGAGGTCGCGAGGCTGCGGCGCGAGGACGCCCACGCCTGGACCGTGTCCGACCTGCCGCTCCTGGACGCGGCACGCCGGCGCCTCGGCGACCCGGAGGCGGCGCGACGAGAGCGCCGGCGCAAGGCCGCCGTCGCCGCCGAACGCGAGCGCATGGCCGGCGTCATCGACGACATCCTCGCGGCCGCCGACTTCAACTCGGCCGGCGACGACAGCGAAGGCGCGGTGCGGATGCTGCGCGGGAAGGACCTCCAGGACAGCCTGATCGACGAGGGCGCCCTGCCGGGCGTCGACCCGGACCTGCTCGCCGGGCCGTTCGCGCACATCGTCGTCGACGAGGCGCAGGAACTGACCGACGCGGAGTGGCAGATGCTGCTGCTGCGCTGCCCGTCCCGCAGCTTCACCATCGTCGGGGACCGCGCCCAGTCCC
This genomic window contains:
- the helR gene encoding RNA polymerase recycling motor ATPase HelR, with the translated sequence MRLTASAFDLPDRLAPKADPALIAGDERHFSAVSESLEQSIAELSDRLDDLRRAPGGLGREAMERDAEIHRLTSRLRALRRFGLDLCLGRIVSADDPEPVYIGRLGLTDGEGRRLLIDWRSPAAEPFFAATHANPMGLESRRRYRWTRGRIGDYWDEVFHADGFEGHAALDDQSAFIASLGGNRSARMRDVLGTIQADQDAIVRAGSRGALVVDGGPGTGKTVVALHRTAHLLYSDPRLGHRRGGVLFVGPHQPYLAYVADVLPSLGEEGVQTCTVRDLVAEGAAAPNESDPEVARLKSSADMVKAIEKAVRIYEEPPTKGMTVTTPWSDVRLTADDWAEAFDAASGTPHNEAREQIWEELVSILLDKHDDDISPAQFRKALLHDEELVGALNGAWPLLEAADLVGDLWSVPAYLRLCAPWLGRDEVARLRREDAHAWTVSDLPLLDAARRRLGDPEAARRERRRKAAVAAERERMAGVIDDILAAADFNSAGDDSEGAVRMLRGKDLQDSLIDEGALPGVDPDLLAGPFAHIVVDEAQELTDAEWQMLLLRCPSRSFTIVGDRAQSRQGFTESWRERLERVGLDRINVASLSINYRTPEEVMTQAEPVIRAVLPDANVPTSIRSGGVPVVHGSVRDLDTILDTWLAEHAEGIACVIGDPSFRETSRVRSLTPSLSKGLEFDLVVLVDPEAFGEGVEGAVDRYVAMTRATRQLVVLTSS